TCGAGGCATAGTCCTTGGCCAAATGGCGATCGAGAACTGGCTCGTGATGGGCGATTCGATTGCGGAACGTTCGCAAATAATCCAGCGGGGCGTGCGCATTTTTGCGATTGATCTTGACGAAACGGAATGCGCGATACAGCGCCGGCCGCCAGAGAGTCATTTCGTAATTGGCCTTGCCGAATCCAGAAAGCCGACCGCCAGCCCCCAACAGCCCGACCCAGAAGCCGAACGACAACGCGGCCACCATGTGCGGCGGGTCGTCGACATATCGATCGCGCAGAAGATCGGCCCGCGCCGCTGCGATCCGCGCTTGCGTTCCCGCATCGAGGTCACAGGCTGAATTGTCGTACCAGTCAGCGCCGTATTTAGCGCTCAGCTCGCGGTGCACGGCATTACGAAGGGCGACCTCCAGACCTTGCAATGGTCCATAGAAGGCGGCGCTGACCGCCGTATTCCAGGTGTATAGGCGCAGTGCTCTTTCGCGGTCGCCGCCGGTGCGGCACAGATAAGCAGTCATCCGCTCCGGCGACAGGGACGTCTCCAGGGCGTCGAGCATCGCATCCGTGTAGGAGAAGGCGCCCTTGACTACTGGTTCGTTTGAACTCATATTGGCCCCGTAAGCCCTGGATACGCCTCTGCCTCTGGCATGCGCCCGGGGCTCAGCTTTTTGTGGAGCCGGCGCCGCGGCCGGATTGCTCAGGCAGAGACCGCTTTGACGGGCGGCGGCCTATAACCTCGCTTCGAAACGGCTTTGCGCGCCGCCTTGTTGGCTTCCTCCACTTCGCGGAATTCAGGCTCGAGGCTCTGCAGGCGCTTCACCAGTCCGGAAAGATCATAAGTATTGCTAAGCTTTCCTCCGTTGCTGGCCCGGCGTTCGATGCGCCTGACGAGGCCTTCCTGTTCAAGTTCGGCAATGTATCTTTGAACCTGTCGCTCGCTGAGGCTGAGGCGTTGCGAGAGCGTTTCTTTGCTGGGGAAAGGTTTACGTTCCTTGTCCCACCAAAAATCGCAAAGCTGCAGCAAGACGGCCAGCTGCGTCGGGTTCAGGTTCAATCGTCGCTGGGCGCGCAGCAGGAGCGATGGAACGAGACAGAAGCCAAGATCCATCACCGCCTGCCCCCATTTTTCGGCTGACGCCTTATTCGTCGTCCTCATCGCCGCCGCGGGAATCGTCGCATCTGCCGATTGTTGCGCGTTTTCGTCCATGGTAGTCTCGCTTCGTTGGCTGTGCAGACAACAAATGCAGGTGTTTGAGCTCTATCGCAAGGATAGATGACAAGTCATAAATGTCCCATGGGTGGAGACGTATCCGACTGGTGGACACCAGTCAAGCCCGACCTATAAAGTGTGATATATCGTCTAACCGCAGACGAAGGCGTATCGCACATAAACGAGTAGTAGCTCGACACCGGTCGGCGATGTCCGCTGGGGGTAGCGATTCACGCTCAATGTCGACGATGCCGCGACCGGTCAGAAAGGAATGTCATCGTCGAGGTCGCCATAAAAGCCAGGAGCGGGCGTGGCGGCCGGCGGGTCAGCCTGCCCGGCGACAGCCTCTTCGGCAGGCACGGATTGCGGCACGACTGACGGTTGCGCAGCGTTCGCTAGCAGATTGGCTGCAGCAGCCTCGGCCCTCGCACGCCGCGTCTTCCAAAAGCTTTGAAATTCCGGCCCCTTCGAGTTCGGAGGATATTCGGGTGGATGAATGAACAACGGCACCGGCGCCGGAATGTCCGGACCGATCACCACCGCTTCCCCCGGGGCCAACATCGGAACGAACTGCGCGGCACTGCGATCGAGATCGCCGCAAGCGCGCTCGACCGTCTCCCGGTCCTGGTCGTTCGTGAGACGATGCACAAACAGTGTGCCGAGTTGACTCATCACATTCTGCGGAATGTCGCGCGGGCGCTGTGTGGCGAGGACGCAGGTCAATCCGTATTTGCGGCCTTCCTTGGCGATCAGCCCAAAGGAATCGAGATTTACGCTGCCGTAGTCGTCACCGACCGAGCGGCCGAGAAACTGATGAGCCTCGTCGAGGAACACCACCAGCGGTGATGTCCTGAAGGCGCCAGCACGCGCCTCCGCCAGCAGGAACCGGCCGATGACGTTCAGTAGAATTTCTCGCGTGTTATGCTCGAAACGCACGTCTTTGAACGAGATGACGGCGAGATCTTTCCTGTCGTCGGCCAGAAAAGCGCGTAGCTCCGCGACGAGTGAGGTGCCGTTGGTTCGGAAGATGCACTCAAGCTCGCGCGAGCCCAGAAGGGTGTTTATCCGCGCGATCAACGACTCGCAATAACCTATCGAGTTCTGATCGGTGTTGCCGAACGCACCTGCATTATTCTGCGCGCTGCCCCATACACACTCGTTCTTCACCTGCTCGGCGAGATTGGCGATGTCAAAATCGCAGGCTGGCGCGTGAAGCTGCGCGGCATGAGCGTGGAGTGCGGTGAAGTAGGGTGCACGCTGGCGACCGGCTTTTTCGATTAGGCCATTGTTGATGACGAGCCCCGCCGGCACCGCCCCGGCCACCGCCGCGACGAGCTTGAGGCTCTTGATCGCTTCGCGGAGGCGCGGTCCTTGGCTCTGTCCCGATGGCCTGAACAGCGAGAACAGATCGTCTTCGGTCACTTCGCGATAGGGAAAGTGGACGAGTTTGGCCGCCCCGACGGGGGCATCGAAGACAAACACATCATCGACATTGCCCATATCGGCAAATTCGCCGGTAGGGTCGAGAATGATCGCCCTCCCACCTGCCTTCTTGAGTTGCTGCACCAGTGTAGCGACCGTCCAACTCTTGGCGCCACCCGTCGCGCCGAAAACACCGCAATGTCGGCCGAAGATCTTTTCGGGTGGAAGGCAAACGTCAACACCATCGGCAGCGTCGATGCGGCCGACGCTCAGAACCCGACTCGAATTTCAATTCTGACTGGCTTTTGCCCTCGCCAGCCTTCGCATGAGAAGGAAAGCCAGGGCCAATTGCAGC
This genomic interval from Candidatus Rhodoblastus alkanivorans contains the following:
- a CDS encoding Abi family protein, which encodes MSSNEPVVKGAFSYTDAMLDALETSLSPERMTAYLCRTGGDRERALRLYTWNTAVSAAFYGPLQGLEVALRNAVHRELSAKYGADWYDNSACDLDAGTQARIAAARADLLRDRYVDDPPHMVAALSFGFWVGLLGAGGRLSGFGKANYEMTLWRPALYRAFRFVKINRKNAHAPLDYLRTFRNRIAHHEPVLDRHLAKDYASILQVAGWISPHTQTWISHHSRVPALLSQSPDDPNLMF
- a CDS encoding helix-turn-helix domain-containing protein, with translation MDENAQQSADATIPAAAMRTTNKASAEKWGQAVMDLGFCLVPSLLLRAQRRLNLNPTQLAVLLQLCDFWWDKERKPFPSKETLSQRLSLSERQVQRYIAELEQEGLVRRIERRASNGGKLSNTYDLSGLVKRLQSLEPEFREVEEANKAARKAVSKRGYRPPPVKAVSA
- a CDS encoding ATP-binding protein, which encodes MSVGRIDAADGVDVCLPPEKIFGRHCGVFGATGGAKSWTVATLVQQLKKAGGRAIILDPTGEFADMGNVDDVFVFDAPVGAAKLVHFPYREVTEDDLFSLFRPSGQSQGPRLREAIKSLKLVAAVAGAVPAGLVINNGLIEKAGRQRAPYFTALHAHAAQLHAPACDFDIANLAEQVKNECVWGSAQNNAGAFGNTDQNSIGYCESLIARINTLLGSRELECIFRTNGTSLVAELRAFLADDRKDLAVISFKDVRFEHNTREILLNVIGRFLLAEARAGAFRTSPLVVFLDEAHQFLGRSVGDDYGSVNLDSFGLIAKEGRKYGLTCVLATQRPRDIPQNVMSQLGTLFVHRLTNDQDRETVERACGDLDRSAAQFVPMLAPGEAVVIGPDIPAPVPLFIHPPEYPPNSKGPEFQSFWKTRRARAEAAAANLLANAAQPSVVPQSVPAEEAVAGQADPPAATPAPGFYGDLDDDIPF